A window of Candidatus Krumholzibacteriota bacterium genomic DNA:
CGGACACATGAAGTACGACGCCAGGGACCTGGCTCTCGCCGAGCAGGGAAGGATGCGCATAGAATGGGCCGAATCGCAGATGCCGGTCCTCCAGACGATCCACAAGCGGTTCGAGGCCGATCGTCCGCTCGAGGGGCTCCGCGTCGCCTGCTGCCTGCACGTGACCACCGAGACGGCGAATCTCATGCGGACGCTCAAGGCGGGCGGCGCCGAGACGGCGCTCTGCGCCTCGAATCCGCTGAGCACGCAGGATGACGTCGTGGCCTCGCTCGTCGAGGACTACGGGATCTCCGTCTTCGCCGTGCGCGGCGAAAACAACGATTCCTACTACGACCACATCAACGCGGTGCTCGACATCGAGCCGCACATCACGATGGACGACGGCGCCGACCTGGTGAGCACCCTCCACAAGAAGCGCACCGACCTGATCGCGAACGTGATCGGCGGGAGCGAGGAGACGACGACGGGCGTCATCAGGCTCCGCTCGATGGAGCAGCACGGCGTGCTCGCCTACCCGATGATCGCGGTGAACGACGCGATGACGAAGCACTTCTTCGACAACCGGTACGGCACGGGGCAGAGCACGATCGACGGCATCCTCCGCTCGACGAACACGCTCCTCGCCGGGGCGAAGGTCGTGATCTTCGGCTACGGCTGGTGCGGCCGCGGGACGGCGTGGAAGGCGCGCGGGATGGGATCCAACGTCACCGTCATCGAGGTCGATCCGGTGAAGGCCCTCGAGGCGGTCATGGACGGTTTCAACGTGACCGATTCGATGGAGGCCGCCGCGTACGGCGACATCTTCGTCACTCTCACCGGCGACATCTCGGTGATACGCAAGGAACACTTCGAGCTGATGAAGGACGGCGCGATCGTCGCCAACTCCGGCCACTTCAACGTCGAGATCGACATCCCCGACCTCGAGGCGATGGCGAGGAGCAAGACGCGCATCCGCCACGAGCTCGACCAGTACATCCTGCCCGACGGGAGGCGCATCAACCTCCTCGGGGAGGGGCGCCTGATCAACCTCGCCGCGGCCGAGGGCCACCCCGCCTCGGTGATGGACATGAGCTTCGCCAACCAGTCGCTCGCCTGCGAGTTCCTCAAGGAGAACGAGGGCGAGCTGGAGAAGCGGGTCTACCCGGTGCCGGTCGAGATCGACCGGGAGATCGCGCGGATCAAGCTCGAGTCGATGGGTTGCAGCGTCGAGAAGCTCACCGAGAAGCAGAAGAAGTATCTCGCCTCCTGGGAGCACGGGACCTGATTTCGGGCGGGACACGCATCGAGACGGCCCCGGCACGCGCCGGGGCCGTTTTTTTTCCGCCTCACTCGATGACGGTGAAGCAGGCGGTTTGCCGGGCGACGGCGAGCGTGCGGCGGTCGGTCACCCGCACGCCGAGCCGGAAGACCCCCTTCGGGAGGGTCTCGGTGGCGATCTCGAGCCGCTGGACCTGGTCGGCGCCGTACCCCGAGGTGCGGAAGCTCGAGGAGACGACGACGCCGTCGTCGACGAGCACCGGTCCCCACCGGCGTTTCGCCGTCGGCTCGACGGTGAATTCGACATCGTAGAACGCGATCCCCTCGCCGTCGACGTCGAGATGGTAGATCTCCACGTAGAAGACGAGGGGGAAGGGCTTGAGGTACGTCCGCACGGGGTGGGGGACGACCTGGAGGTTTCCCCGCTGGTACGCCACCGGGTCCCCGGTCTCGCGGATCGAGGAGGCGAAGAGGATGTCGCTCAGGGCGAGGTCCCCCTCGAAATCGGGGACGACGACGTTCATCCTGCAGTCCGAGCGGCGGTCGGAGTTGGCATCGCAGGCTTCGAGCCCGAACCGGTACCGGCCCGGCTCGAGCGTGAGGACGAGGCTGCCGGGGAGCCACACGGGCGGCTCGGGGCGGTCGGCCGTCGCCTCGGCGAAGACGACGGCGCTCTCGCGCCTCACCTCGACGAGATGCTTGTCGCGGACGAGCAGTCGCACCGCCACCTCGCCGCGCCAGCCCTCCGGCGAGCGGACGAAGAGGACGCGGGACGCGGGAACGGCGAAGAGGAGCTCGGTGCGCGTCAGCCCGGGGCCGCCGCGGAAGGAGACGGCGTCGAAGAAGGCGCCGAGGGGAAGGGACGCGAACTCGCAGTCGTGGATGAAGGGTTTCCGGGCGACCACCGCGTAGAAGTTCTGCGCCATCTTCTCGGCCTTCTCCATCTCCCACGGACCCTGGAGCGCCATGGTCTCATGGTGCATCCTGCGGAGTTCCCGTCCCGCGACGAAATCGAGCATGTCCGGGTTGAGGGCGGCGGCCGCCGACATCCCCGGGTCGACGTGCTGCGGGAGCAGGGCGGGGAAGACATAATTGACGTCGTCCTCCCGGCGCTGCCCCTCGAGGATCTCGAGGGTCTGCCTGGCGGAGAAGGGATGCATGTAGACCCCCTCCCCCGCGTCGCGGAAGAAATCCCCCACCGTGCCGGGGGTCAGCAGGTATCGCCAGGTCTCGCTCGTCTCGAGAAAGCAGGTGTACTCGCCGGTCAGCATCTCGTCCTGGAAGGAGACGAGGAAGCCGTACCGGTGGAAATACCACACCTCGCCGGGCATCCGGTTGTCCAGCGCGCCGATCTGCGATTCGGTCTCCACGATCTCGTCCGGCTCCCCGTAGCGGATAAAGATCTCCCCGCGCCGGTCCCAGCCCGGCTCGCGCTGCGCGGGAAACCGCTTCCGCGCCTCGACGACCCGCCGCTCGTGCTCCGTGCGACGTTCGTTGCGGTCGGTGGCGGGCGTCGGGTCGAGGTCGATCCAGAAGCGATCGAGCCAGTCGCGCCGTTCCTGCCGCGTCGCGATCGAGAGGTAGGCGCGGCGCTGCTGGCCGTTCATGACGATGCGGAGGCCGGCGTACGACCATCGTTCGTCGTGGTCGAGACGCCCTGCGAGTTCCGTCTCGCCGGAGAAGCGTTCGATGA
This region includes:
- a CDS encoding adenosylhomocysteinase yields the protein MKYDARDLALAEQGRMRIEWAESQMPVLQTIHKRFEADRPLEGLRVACCLHVTTETANLMRTLKAGGAETALCASNPLSTQDDVVASLVEDYGISVFAVRGENNDSYYDHINAVLDIEPHITMDDGADLVSTLHKKRTDLIANVIGGSEETTTGVIRLRSMEQHGVLAYPMIAVNDAMTKHFFDNRYGTGQSTIDGILRSTNTLLAGAKVVIFGYGWCGRGTAWKARGMGSNVTVIEVDPVKALEAVMDGFNVTDSMEAAAYGDIFVTLTGDISVIRKEHFELMKDGAIVANSGHFNVEIDIPDLEAMARSKTRIRHELDQYILPDGRRINLLGEGRLINLAAAEGHPASVMDMSFANQSLACEFLKENEGELEKRVYPVPVEIDREIARIKLESMGCSVEKLTEKQKKYLASWEHGT
- a CDS encoding GWxTD domain-containing protein, with translation MTRLTVLRFAGAALACALAARPAAGQGFIERFSGETELAGRLDHDERWSYAGLRIVMNGQQRRAYLSIATRQERRDWLDRFWIDLDPTPATDRNERRTEHERRVVEARKRFPAQREPGWDRRGEIFIRYGEPDEIVETESQIGALDNRMPGEVWYFHRYGFLVSFQDEMLTGEYTCFLETSETWRYLLTPGTVGDFFRDAGEGVYMHPFSARQTLEILEGQRREDDVNYVFPALLPQHVDPGMSAAAALNPDMLDFVAGRELRRMHHETMALQGPWEMEKAEKMAQNFYAVVARKPFIHDCEFASLPLGAFFDAVSFRGGPGLTRTELLFAVPASRVLFVRSPEGWRGEVAVRLLVRDKHLVEVRRESAVVFAEATADRPEPPVWLPGSLVLTLEPGRYRFGLEACDANSDRRSDCRMNVVVPDFEGDLALSDILFASSIRETGDPVAYQRGNLQVVPHPVRTYLKPFPLVFYVEIYHLDVDGEGIAFYDVEFTVEPTAKRRWGPVLVDDGVVVSSSFRTSGYGADQVQRLEIATETLPKGVFRLGVRVTDRRTLAVARQTACFTVIE